A window of Castanea sativa cultivar Marrone di Chiusa Pesio chromosome 1, ASM4071231v1 contains these coding sequences:
- the LOC142637847 gene encoding auxin efflux carrier component 6 codes for MISGNDFYKVMCAMVPLYFAMLVAYSSVKWWKIFTPEQCSGINRFVAVFAVPVLSFHFISQNNPYQMDTKFILADTFSKLLVLVLLSVWAVFFNGGLDWLITLFSVATLPNTLVMGIPLLKAMYGDFTQSLMVQLVVLQCIIWYTLLLILFEYRAATLLIQTQFPGKTAASISKIELDNDVISLDGRDPLHTESEVESNGRIRVRIRKSTSSAADSINTPRPSNLSNAEIFSVNTFVGGGGGGGYRSGASPQYCMSGYASSDAYSLQPTPRQSNFNNNELDQLEMMNAANTNNTNTPVSVWSRSPVGRLFRHPSPVFSGVKMLWDSSPSSVKFSNTHEAEEEEEEEQRQGSSANNHVVVALAAAGKEISFRDSTKVQIPEETDTKGAEISQEMPHALVMLRLILIVVGRKLSRNPNTYSSVLGVLWSLISFKWNVGMPSLVKYSIKIISDAGLGMAMFSLGLFMALQPRIIACGTKRATIGMVIRFLCGPIIMSAASVAVGLRGVKLHAAIVQAALPQGIVPFVFAREYGLHPDILSTGVIFGMLVSLPVTLLYYICMGL; via the exons atgataAGTGGGAATGATTTCTACAAGGTGATGTGTGCAATGGTTCCTCTGTATTTTGCAATGCTGGTAGCATATAGCTCAGTGAAATGGTGGAAGATATTCACACCTGAGCAGTGCTCTGGTATTAACCGGTTTGTTGCTGTGTTTGCGGTTCCAGTACTGTCCTTTCACTTCATATCTCAGAACAATCCTTACCAAATGGACACAAAGTTCATACTTGCTGACACTTTCTCTAAGCTTCTAGTCCTTGTTTTGCTCTCAGTTTGGGCTGTCTTCTTTAATGGAGGCTTGGATTGGCTTATCACTCTCTTTTCTGTAGCTACGTTGCCTAACACACTTGTCATGGGCATTCCTTTGCTCAAAGCCATGTATGGAGATTTCACTCAGAGCCTCATGGTGCAATTAGTTGTGCTTCAGTGCATCATATG GTACACACTGTTGCTAATCTTGTTCGAATACAGAGCTGCAACCCTCCTAATCCAAACCCAGTTCCCAGGCAAAACAGCAGCCTCCATATCCAAAATCGAGCTAGACAATGACGTGATTTCTCTAGACGGTCGAGACCCACTTCACACCGAATCAGAGGTCGAATCCAATGGCCGAATCCGCGTCCGAATCCGAAAATCGACCTCCTCCGCCGCAGACTCCATCAACACCCCACGACCCTCCAACCTCTCCAACGCCGAAATCTTCTCCGTCAACACCTTCGTTGGTGGCGGAGGCGGCGGCGGCTACCGCTCCGGCGCCAGCCCTCAGTACTGCATGTCAGGCTACGCCTCTTCCGACGCTTATTCCCTCCAGCCCACACCTCGCCAATCAAACTTCAACAACAACGAGTTGGATCAACTAGAGATGATGAATGCCGCCAACACCAACAACACCAACACCCCTGTTTCGGTTTGGTCAAGATCGCCAGTTGGGAGGCTTTTTCGCCACCCATCTCCGGTTTTCTCCGGCGTTAAAATGCTTTGGGACTCATCACCATCATCGGTGAAGTTCAGTAATACTCatgaagcagaagaagaagaagaagaagaacagagACAAGGGTCATCTGCTAACAATCACGTTGTGGTTGCACTTGCTGCAGCAG GAAAAGAAATTAGCTTCAGAGATAGCACAAAAGTTCAAATTCCAGAGGAAACAGATACGAAAGGTGCAGAGATTAGTCAAGAAATGCCACATGCTTTGGTCATGTTGAGGCTTATACTAATTGTGGTTGGACGAAAGCTTTCTCGCAACCCAAATACATACTCAAGTGTATTAGGGGTTTTGTGGTCTCTTATCTCGTTCAA ATGGAATGTAGGGATGCCCAGTTTGGTGaaatactcaataaaaataatatcagaTGCAGGTCTCGGAATGGCCATGTTCAGTTTAG GGCTGTTCATGGCCCTCCAACCCCGGATTATCGCTTGTGGAACAAAAAGGGCAACAATAGGGATGGTGATCCGCTTCCTTTGTGGGCCCATAATAATGTCAGCAGCATCGGTTGCTGTTGGATTAAGAGGTGTAAAACTACATGCTGCCATTGTACAG GCAGCTCTTCCACAAGGGATAGTACCATTTGTCTTCGCAAGGGAATATGGGCTTCATCCCGACATTTTGAGTACAGG GGTTATCTTTGGAATGTTAGTTTCGTTGCCTGTAACACTCCTCTACTACATATGCATGGGTctatga